The Eublepharis macularius isolate TG4126 chromosome 12, MPM_Emac_v1.0, whole genome shotgun sequence genomic sequence AAGCAGAGATCATAAAATGCTCTGTATTTATAGCAAAGTTGAGGGCCCACAGATACGATGAACCTGACTGGGATGAGCTGTGTGCATTTCACGTTAGTCAGCTGGTAGAGAGAGACTCACAGCTCTCTGGTTTGTTCTGTTTCACAAAAGATCCTTTAGATTTTATCTCTAGCACTCAAAAAGTTGGCACCAGGAAACAGTGGACACCATGAAGTGGATCCCTGTCCTATGGAATCATTTTGAATGTGTGAGTTTTCTGGTACCTTTCACAGATCAACAATTATATTCTTCCCCTTTAGCTCAATTATGGCTCAAGTCACCCAGTGCTGAGTGATAAAACCCAGTTTCCTTTTTTATACCAAATGGTACTCCACAAAACTGCTCAATTGGAAGGGTTTGTGCACTTAATACAGTATTTCAGGTGGATGTGGATTGGCCTCATAGTTGCAGATGATGAAAACGGAGAAGAGTTTGAGCAAAGCTTTAAATCAGTACTCAGTAGGAACGGCATCTGTGTTGCATTCACAAACAAGGTTCCTTCAATCCTTTTCCCGGGATTTGATAAATCAAAATCTACACAGAGTTTAATTTTCCTTCAAGATGCTCTGGCAGGGCTCACTACAACAAAAGCCAATGTGATTGTTGCATACGGAGACACTTATTCCTTATATGGTATACAAGCTCAGCTAATGATTCATGAAAGATCTATGAAAACCAACATAGACAAGGTGTGGATCACAACTTCCCAGTGGGATTTTACCACAAGCATTTTTCTGAAGGACTGGGATGTCAAATACTTCCATGGTTCTTTGTCTATAGCAATCCACAAAAACAACGTGCCTGGATTTCAGCGTTTTATTGAGACCCTAAATCCTTTTCAGTATCAAGATAcactttttttcaaaatattttggcATGATGCATTTGGGTGTACAATTCCAAATCGCTATGGCACCGAATTCAAAGACACATATTGTACCGGGGAAGAAAAACTGGAGAGTCTTCCAGAGACTGTGTTTGAAAGGAGCATGTCTAGCCAGAGCTACAGTATCTATAATGCAGTCTACTCCTTGGCACATGCTTTGCATTATCTTCACTCACTGAGGAAAACTGTGAGGATAGAAATACTTAAATCTGGTGATGATGACCCTCAGATGTCGCTGCCAAGGGAGGTAATATTAGAATTTTATTCTAAGTACAGTAACATTAAGCGTGGTTACTATTTCACACTATTCCTGGAAATTATCGAATGTACTTTGTCTTCATTgaacttcatttatttatttacttcatttattaccTGTCTTCTTCACTAAACCTCAAGGCAAttacaaaatatatattaattcaattcaatcagacagcataagatgATAAACGATGCACTAGGGCTAGGAATGCATACGTAGAAAGCAATGCAAATAGAAAACAGTCTTCTCTCAATTTTCATATATTGCAatgattgtatttatatattaACATTCAATTAATCAGTAACTTTAGTCCAATCAACTGATATTTGAGGTTCTAGAATGCAAACAAAACACTGATATCATCAGTGCTGGGATTTATTTTTTGTTGAGTGAAAATCTGAATGTTCTGCATCACTTCATTCAGTTTTGTAATTCCTGAAGTTCTCATTTCCCATCTAGCTTCACTCATTTTTGAGAAAAGTCCATTTCAACAACAGTGCTGGAGATGAGATATTTTTCAATGACAACATGGAATGGTCCACTGGATATGACATCATTAACTGGGTCACCTTCCCAAATAAATCCTtcattagggtgaaaattggaatgATGCGTACTCAAGCTTCTTCAGAAAAAAGATTTATAATTCAGAATAATGCTGTAACATGGCCTAGAGCTTTCAATGAGGTGGGTACTCCAAATTATAATGCTGtgatgctctttttttaaaacgcCCACATTTACAGCAAAAATTTTTGCTGGAGGAAGTTATTTCATATGATAGTTGGGGAAACTATCAACAAAGGGAAACtaacaaagggtgataaacacgtggaattcgttgccacaggaggtggtggcagctacaagcattgccagcttcaagaggggactggacaaatatatggagcagaggtccatcagtggctattagccacaggagatagatggtattctctttgtggggaggtggtgctctgttgtcttggtgctggaaggaaggcagtgggagggcttctggtgtcctggcctcactgacagtcctttagatggcactggatttctagccactgtgtgtgacagaatgttggactggatgggccactggcctgatccaacatggctttgcttatgttcttatgttcttaaacacATGCAAGAGAAAGTTTGAAACAGCCAAAATGGAATAGGTACATTCTTCTGACATCAGTAAAACTGCTCATAATTAAATTTCCACAGTTGCATGCTTCTTGTGAGAGACTCAGCAAGTTGTGATATTCATTATCCTTCTAAAGAAAGATTGTGCACAGCTCTGACATATTCCACCACTGCCTTTATCTTCATAAGCATCATATGTGGGGGTTTGGAATCATGTAAGCACATCATTTTTGCCACCTTTTACCTCagaaggaatgaaaataaaaattcCTTAAGTCTGGTTCTGAAGATGCTGGGGTCTCCAAATTCATCTTCTGTGAGGTGGAAGATGCCAAAGAACAACAAAATTGTCCCCCACAGTTATGTGCTTTCCATGGcatttgaaaatgagaaacttCACACTAAACTGCATTTCCCCAAATCTGGTTGACTTACAAACCACTTACTATTTTCCAAATTCttcaagaaaaaaatgaagaagaggttGTGCTGCATTAGCAAGGAATGTCCATAATTATGGCATATTACCATTAAAAGTCCCTTTGAAAAAACAGTCAATGAAAAGATCTGTCTAGTGTGTGCCATAAAGATTTTTCAGTTTGGGAGATCGTTCTCCAACTCTGCTTTACCTTTCTCTATGAGGCTCAACTATGCAAATTTGCTCATGAGTAACTCCATTAACTTTGGgacttaccagggctttttttcagctggaacacagtagaacggagttccggaacctcttgaaaatggtcacatggctggtggctccgcccactgatctccagacagaggggagtttagattgccctccatgccaccgagcggcacggagggctatctaaactcccttctgtctggagatcagggggcggggccaccagccatgtgaccattttctccacgggcaacccactgagttccaccgcttcttttcctagaaaaaaagccctgggacttACTCCACCTCAGTTCTATGAGAGCATGACTCCCAGGTGACATAGTACTTGCAAGAATAGTTCTCTGCCCTGATATGAGTGTAGGGTAGTTTTGGCCCCAGTCCCATGTGAATTAAGCAGAGCAAAGATACATCTGGGTGGGGCTAGGAGAGGTACCTTGTACAAACCAGCCAATTTGGATGCTAAATGATATCAGCTATATAAGATGACTCCAACCTCTTTGCTGTTTTTACTGTGACGGCTGCCTACTCAACCATTCCAATGCAGGATTAGCTTGCTACCACTGATGTCAAGCAAGAGTTTGTTCCATTTCCTTCACATTGGTTTGGGAGAGGTCCTTTTGGTCTGGGGTAGAGGTGCTATTTCACATTGTCTTAGGTCATAATACATAAACTAAGTAGCCATCCTGAAAGATGGGTTACGGATGGCATAGATAGAGAGGGCTtttgcataggtaaaaataaaaTTGGCAAACTCCTTTGGGAATCAAGTAATGAAGGGAAATTTGCTGAGCCAGCTCCTGTTGTGGCCAGTGAGGTTGGAAAGAGCAGCGCAGAACTACATCAGCTGAATCCTTTACAGCCTTGAAGCCAGGCAGTTGGGCAAGATGGAATTCGGCAGCTCTTGTCACAGCTCTGCTCTTCAGCCTAGGAAAAACCGGACCAGAAATAATGCTGAGCCAATGTGGGGTCACCCAAAATATAGGAAGTCATTTatcatttgtatttttttaagttTCTCTTAAAGTTATCTGGGATGGATCCTCCCAGCTTTACCACTTTTTCTTGGCCAATCCCTCTTCTCACTGTAGCTCCTGACCTCTGTAGCTTATGTCCACAAGATCCCAGACATAGCCTTCTTGATGATCAAAACAGATGTCCTCCTCCATCTTTCCCTAGCAGAAAATCAGGCAGTATCCAACCTTCTCTGCTGGAGCAGTGACCTCAATTGTTTAAGAATTGCAATGATAGGCACAGATTTAAAATGCTAGGCAATGTTTGAAAACTATATGAGCTATATTCCCCCAGACTTAAAGAgctaacaaaaacaaaacaatcccTTAAATGTTATAGCAACATGCCTGTATTCAAGATACTAGTACACCGATAACAGTTGCCTCAGCAGTCCTTGCATATTCTATCTTGGAGAAAGTAGAAGAATATGAAGTTTTCTTTCTGTTATGCCTATTCTGACAAAGGTTCCTTTGTACCACTAAAAACAGTATTTTTCCTTCAAAAATTCAAGACAGACAGAAGCAAACAGACACagtgagttttaaaaaataataaatattatatcGCCACTAAAATAACCACATCTAAAATTCTCATATTAAATTTAAAGAATCAAAAGCAGGAATTGATTAATTTATAGAATACAGGGGTGGTATGATAATTTTAGAGTCCAAGTGGATTTGAAATGATAGAGTCGGTAAAGTCTCTGTCCTCTCCTTCAAAGATAACCGTTGGTTAATAAGATTCTGTCCTGCTTCAACCCCAGCCTGGAGGCAATGTCAGAAAGCTGATACCGTTCTTGTGTTGACCTTGTGGTCATGTCTGCAGTGCATGTCTGCAACTTGGCAACAGAACATGTGGGCTCTCACCCAGAAGGGAGTACCTTACCAGTCTCCTCTTCATACCCTGAAGCTTCTAGCTTCTCTTCTTCCCAGGAAAACCCATGGATTCATCTCTGTGTCACAGGAAACAGGAAATGGCAGTCTTCTTGTCCTACAGCAAGACACTGCCCATACCAGAATTCTTGCTGTTCCCAGTCCTTTTTGCAGTGCAGTTTAAGCATAAAAAGTCTAcataactttgggggggggggctgtattcATCAGTAATGCCAAGGAAAATGCCTGATTACTACTATCATTGGTTCAACTGAAATTCTTGTTCAAGAAGCTAGTATTTCAGGACTTTCTAGCATCATAGTTCTGTATTACAATCAGATGTCTAATCTGAACATAGTGCCAAGGCATGTTGTTCTGGATgattctggtcaggcctgattcagatacaggcatgGACTTTAAAAGCCCTAAACATCTCATAAGTTTTCCTATATGAAATTATGTAACTCCTGACAAGAGATTGACCacaaataatgttttaggttcattCCATGTATTGTATGCAAGTAATACAATAACAGAATCTCTGCTTGCATTCTATGCCTTTATTAAAACTATTAGCTCAATCAATAGAAAATCatgccatccattataactaagtagataattaaaggagagtAATTACATGGGTCCAGTAAgcatcttacccaaagataagcaggtcacaggcaaAGAATCCCTTCTAGGAAGAAGTTCCTGAGcagttcagcttctcatatttataaaGTCTTAGAACCATCTTTCTAATAATAACTAACTGACACGCTTCAAAGGGCTCACATACTTGGCTCACTATTTATCTTCTAACTTCAAACAGCAGACAAGTTTCGctatatttgaaacatcatcTCAAAGAATATACAATTTGTTCGTTCATTCTTGTTACCTGTTACCTTTAAAAAGTCTATGAAAAATAAGTGATTACAAGCTTCTCATACTTATGCATttttttggccctcaaccaatataCTCAATTATATCAACTTCTGTGAAGCTGGGAATTCCTATAATTCTCGGACACTCTCTGCTGCTGAGCATCAACGTATTGTATCTATTGATATGGATCAGACAGTTCTTCTAATCAACACCAGGCCATATAactgtgttactcctctgttCCATGCCCCTCTCTGAAGTTGTTCTGTTCTAGACCTCTACACTCCCTTTGAGGCTTGTCTAACTATGGGACCAGGCTAGCCCCATATCTGTGTGCAAAGACAATTTCCatgatcttcttggtcaaatccagcaacagtttCCCTATATTTCTAGCCATATCTGTGAAAATGTATCAAGATGAGTGGTCTTTTCAGTATAAAATTAAGGAACAGCtcaagctgctgttttctcttcCAGAATTGTCAttgaacattatttttttttcaatataaGCTCATAAAATGTTACAAAAATTAAATATACTGCTTCAAGATAGGGTGTGTAAAATGAAAATAACTAAGTGAAATAAACTACATTCCTTTGTATTCGTGGCTAGACATTGCCCGATTCAATATGCACTGAGAGATGCTACCCTGGATCCAACAGAAAAGTTCGCGAGGGAGAACCATCCTGCTGCTATGATTGTTTCCAATGTCCAGAAGGAGCAATTTCAAATGAGAGTGGTAAGCAGGGGCAGAAGTAAAGTTTATTACAAATGGCCAAAGGTTATTATACTCTTAGGCTAAAAAGTATTACATAAAATGAAAATGTTAACAGAGAACAATGATAAAAATGGTGATTAAAAACTAGTTTAAAAATGGAGTTAAAATTATCAAGGGATGCTGCCCAGACTGTTCAGTACAGGGCTatatggtgatggagagtgccctcacaTCATAACTGACTTATGCCAAAcattggtgaggttttcatggcaagagactaacagagatggtttgccattgcctacctctgcaaccctggtcttcattggaggtctcccatcctgcttagcttctgagatgatgACAATggcaatgacaatgacaatgacaatgacaacgacaacgacaacgacaacgacaacgacaacgacaacgacaacgacaacgacaacgacaacgacaacgacaacgacaacaacaacaacaacaacaacaacaacattagatttatataccacccttcaggacaacttaatacccactcagaacagtttacaaagtatgttattattatcctcacagcaaaacacactgtgaggtgggtggggctgaggaactccagagagctgtgactagcccaaggccacccagctggcttcaagattATAGTCCTGtgctgctaaccactacaccaaactggccctgatgagatcaggctcacctggactatccaggtcaaggcatagGAGTATATAGGAACATTTAAAAAGAGCTTTACTCTTATTCAGTTTAACTTGCTTaaccacaaaaaaaaaccccgataatTACTGTGGATTTTGAAATGTCAGTTTCTTAACTAATAATGTTTCTATCAGTAGCCTTCCATTCTGCAAACAAATCTTATCACTGGGTAGTGGAAAAGAGAGCAGAGGAATCTTGTGATACTACTCAAAAACTATCCAAAAAAGTTGCCATTTATCCGGTTTGGGCAGGGGAGCTCCATGAGATATTCTTTGTCCCCTGTCCTTGCTTAGTAGAGAAGCAAGAGGAAatgaagggggaagggggcatcAATAATGCCTGTGCATCACTTCTTGTTTTGGAACAGGAAGCAACATCATCAGGGTAACAACCACTGAGATTTTTGAAATTCCTCATAATATCtcttcctgttccaaaacagaaaatgacatatCAGAAGTATCCATCCCTTGAGATGccaagggctggcaaccctaataatggGAGCTACATGAATAAATTCCATGTAGGATGGGGACTGTACTAAGTAGGAGAATTGAGCTAGAGTGAGCAAAAGAGCTGGCTTGATCCCACCCTGTTACTTGGATAAGAAAACTATTGACAACACTGCAATACAATCCTCCACTGGTGAATACAATCCACCATCAGCACACTGTAGCCTACCTGGTACACTGCCATACAATCCAACACTGGTGAATAAAATCCACCAACAGCACACTGTGGCCTACCCGGCACCTGAAAAAAGCACCATTTTTTCAGTTCTAAACAAATAGGAAACATCAGGCATTTATCAAAAGTTAGTAAGCCAGCATAGTCCAATGCATCTTCATAAGTATCATAGTGACCTACATGTTCTGCAGACTTATCACACTGAAAACCTTTCTTCTTCTTGCAGATGCATATCAATGTGACAAGTGCCCAGAAGAAGAACATCCAAACAAGAATCAAAGCCAATGTATTCCTAAAGCAATAACTTTTCTAGCCTATGATGAACCGTTAGGGATTAGTTTGTCAGTTGCTGCGTTTTCTTTTTGTCTAATCACAACACTGGTGCTTGGAACTTTTATTAAATACCGAAACAcacccattgtcaaagccaaTAATCAGAATCTTACCTTCCTTCTTCTAAACTCCCTCTTGCTTTGCTTCCTTAGTTCCTTCCTGTTCATTGGGCAACCCAACAAGATGACCTGCCTTCTTCGACAAGTTGCCTTTGGCAATGTCTTTTCTTTTGCACTTTCTTGTGTCTTGGCCAAAACTATCACTGTGATTTTAGCATTCATGGCTACAAATCCAGGGAACAATATGAGGAAATGGTTGGGGAAAACTCTCTCCGGCTACAttatctttgcctgctctcttaTTCAAATTGGCATCTGTACTGTCTGGCTCAGTACTTTCCCACCATTCCCAGACCTTAACAAGTTTGCAGAGCCAGAACAAATCATAGTTGAATGCAATGAGGGCTCAAGTACCATGTTTTACATTGTCTTTGGTTACATGGGCTCTCAGGCCAGTGTCAGCTTCATGGCGGCCTTTCTAGCCAGGAAGCTGCCTGACACTTTCAATGAGGCCAAGtttatcaccttcagcatgctggtgttCTGCAGTGTCTGGGTCTCCTTTCttccaacctacctgagcaccaaggggaaacacatggtggctgtggagatcttctctatCTTGGCTTCCAGTGCTGGGTTACTGGGTTGTATTTTTGCCCCTAAAATGTACATTATTTTTCTGAGGCCAGGCATGAACACCAGAGACCAgttctttaagaaaaaaagatgagACAGAATAACTTTGTACAAGTGCTTTTTAAGGATACAAGTTTCTTACTGTGAATTAACTGAAGTGAAATCAGCAGTAGATATCCAAGGTGTGATGTCCCATTATCTAGTATATTTGCACAACTCTACAATTTCCAAGTAGCCGATGGATATAACTGAGAATAAGCTGTGAAATAAAACATTTGATCACATGGTAGCATATATTATATTAACAATACTGTTAACTTTTTTTTGGtctgagttcagacaatccctgcctgagttgccatgggaattgattgcaggtgccagactgtctggcttgatgaacagcaatgaatgaggcttgcaaaaaccacctgttcatttagaacggggcctcataaacagcttgttcacgaacagccaaacaggctgttcatgggcttttttgcatttgtaatgctgtcTGAGCTCATGTCTAATTGGCTGGGCCACATGAAGCAAATAGGTGACTTTTGTGTAATTCAAAAAttgcaaaaaaacaaaaggagGGATTTCACTTCCAAACTAGTacacaagaaaaaggaaaagaagtgaaaaatcacaTTCACAAGTTATTTATGCTTATTGCAATTCACATTAACAAGGTCCACACTGTCTACCAATTCCCAACATGCAATAATAAAGTTCACAATATGTACAGTTTACAGTAATAAAGTTTACAACATGTACAGTTTCCAAAGTCCTGAAAGTCCTGAAAGGAATCGCTCGTATATTGCAATATCCAAAAATTCAGTCAATAACAAAGTACAATCCAGAGCAGCAAGGCACCATTTGCAGTGAAGCCGGCAATGTCTCTCCGCTGGACACCCCTTTGTATCAACATTTTGATTCAGCGCATCCCTCTAATAGAACCTTTAAATTTTCGGTTCTAGAGAATATAACTAAGCCAGGACACCACCAGAAGTTTCTCCTCCAGACAGAAATTAGATGGATTTTCAGGCTAAACACCATGATTCCTCACGGGCTTAATCATGATATTGATCTTTCGGCTTTTCTTTAAATTAGGAACTGTACTTCTTTGTTTgttcctttccttctccctcctccttacTATACCTGGTAGACCCAGTTTCCCTCCCTATGCTACTAAACTTATGCTAACTGTGTAGGGACTAAGTGTGGTGGGACTTTAAAATAACTAAGGCGTGTCCCCCTAGATTAGCTAAAAGGTTAGGGAGGAACTGGGAGCGCACACAGAAAATTTACGGAGCAATCAATGTGAAACGGTTACCCAACCGCATAGGATTTCTTAGTAAGTAAAATACTGGGATATTTGTATGTATAATTATTAGGTCTTGACGCGAGGCTTGCAGTATCATTGTATATTGTTAATTTCAGACAttttggcctgaggaaagacgattcggtctgaaacgagcggagagacattgccggctcatactcgttgccattCTTAGCAAACGGAGTTTTGCTTCACTGCAAATGGTGCCTTGCTGCTCTGGATTGTACTTTGCCATCCTTAGCAAACGGAGTTTTGCTTCACTGCAAATGGTGCCTTGCTGCTCTGGATTGTACTTTGTTATTGACTGAATTTTTGGATATTGCAATATACGAGCGATTCCTTTCAGGACTTTCAGGACTTTGGAAACTGTACATGTTGTAAACTTTATTACTGTAAACTGTACATATTGTGAACTTTATTATTGCATGTTGGGAATTGGTAGACAGTGTGGACCTTGTTAATGTGAATTGCAATAAGCATAAATAACTTGTGAAtgtgatttttcacttcttttcctttttcttgtgtAATTCAAAAATTGCACTAGAAACTGAAGTGTTGCTCCTTTTAGAagaatgtgggggagggggtcatgGACAGAAAATAAAGTACTGCACTTTAAGTCATGTGTATCCAGTTGTACAAACCTGAGTGCTGTTCTGGTTGCTCTCTCTATTCaaaagcacattgtaaaactgcatgGTAGAAGCTATGGAAGAGCACAAATAATCTAGAATGCCCTTCCTGTGAAGAAAGGAATCAATGAGTGGCCTATTTTAGTTAGGAAATAAAGAACAAGTTAGCTCCACACAGTTGCTCTTTTTGTGGTGTCTTCCTTCCATTTATGAAAGAGATGAATGTGGAAGTAAGATTAAATGTAACATATAATAAGGCTTACTAAAGAATGAGTTGTACAGACATTTGTTGAGAAATTAAGGGAAGTGCCATCATGCAGATGTTCTCAGAATAGTTCTAAGCAAAAGGTATGGTGAACCCAGAGTAGTGAATGTCACAGTCAGGGATGTATTCTGACATATTAAGATACAAGGGAAGAGGCACGACCAAGGATAGCTTTGAAAATAAGGGCAAGGTATTGAGTTGAGTTGAGATTATTGGACTTATAGCCTGCTCTTCCTGCAAGTGGACTCAAGGCGGGTCACAACAACACAAGTTTATAGtgcaataaacaaataaaagcttaaaaacatacaataaatatagatAAAATGTAAGCAGTTGCAATAACACTATTTAAAGTCAAGTCATCCCAAAAGACGTCACACAATTCCTCAGATAGTATACTTAGTCATTCAATTTCCATAGGGTGCAGCACGACAGGTTGCCCACATCA encodes the following:
- the LOC129339159 gene encoding vomeronasal type-2 receptor 26-like produces the protein MVLYREGLNVLYLADGGLTQPRPYAWRNSSILQARRKDSRSCRALVSFDRAFHQGRRLMRPFAQKLHENGILFSWGYPTTILIYRDGKLLRARNPPKAEKLLQRLKIEYTAQEDDEEEEQEEEEQEMDPHENFKTIPQNFSRYPYAPVRKNYQHFLAFIFAVDEINKDPKLLPNITLGFQIYDNIYQNKLNYGITLSLLSTQKESIPNFKCGRQHKKSAVIGGLSSEASIQVASILDFYKIPQLNYGSSHPVLSDKTQFPFLYQMVLHKTAQLEGFVHLIQYFRWMWIGLIVADDENGEEFEQSFKSVLSRNGICVAFTNKVPSILFPGFDKSKSTQSLIFLQDALAGLTTTKANVIVAYGDTYSLYGIQAQLMIHERSMKTNIDKVWITTSQWDFTTSIFLKDWDVKYFHGSLSIAIHKNNVPGFQRFIETLNPFQYQDTLFFKIFWHDAFGCTIPNRYGTEFKDTYCTGEEKLESLPETVFERSMSSQSYSIYNAVYSLAHALHYLHSLRKTVRIEILKSGDDDPQMSLPRETLPDSICTERCYPGSNRKVREGEPSCCYDCFQCPEGAISNESDAYQCDKCPEEEHPNKNQSQCIPKAITFLAYDEPLGISLSVAAFSFCLITTLVLGTFIKYRNTPIVKANNQNLTFLLLNSLLLCFLSSFLFIGQPNKMTCLLRQVAFGNVFSFALSCVLAKTITVILAFMATNPGNNMRKWLGKTLSGYIIFACSLIQIGICTVWLSTFPPFPDLNKFAEPEQIIVECNEGSSTMFYIVFGYMGSQASVSFMAAFLARKLPDTFNEAKFITFSMLVFCSVWVSFLPTYLSTKGKHMVAVEIFSILASSAGLLGCIFAPKMYIIFLRPGMNTRDQFFKKKR